One window of Pseudomonas sp. FP198 genomic DNA carries:
- a CDS encoding glutathione S-transferase: MSRATLYSFRRCPYAMRARMALRYSAVELTIVEVSLKAKPAEMLALSSKGTVPVLRVDGQVIDESLEIINWALAQHDPQDWQLRDDAKAQALTAALIEENDQVFKLHLNRYKYPERHPEYTQEHYRSEGEVFLRKLEGLLETRPFLAAEHQSLADVAVMPFIRQFAHVDRDWFAQAPYPRLQGWLQKFLDSELFVAIMAK; encoded by the coding sequence ATGAGCCGCGCCACGCTGTACTCCTTCCGTCGCTGCCCCTACGCCATGCGCGCACGCATGGCGTTGCGTTACAGCGCGGTCGAACTGACAATCGTCGAAGTCAGCCTGAAGGCCAAGCCCGCCGAGATGCTTGCACTCTCGAGCAAAGGCACGGTGCCGGTGTTGCGGGTCGATGGCCAGGTGATCGACGAAAGCCTGGAGATCATCAACTGGGCCTTGGCCCAACACGATCCGCAGGACTGGCAGCTGCGGGACGATGCCAAGGCCCAGGCGTTGACGGCAGCGTTGATCGAGGAAAACGACCAGGTATTCAAGCTTCACCTGAACCGCTACAAATACCCGGAGCGACATCCCGAATACACGCAGGAACACTACCGCAGCGAAGGCGAGGTTTTTCTGCGCAAACTGGAAGGACTGCTTGAAACCCGTCCGTTCCTGGCGGCGGAACATCAGAGCCTGGCCGACGTGGCGGTGATGCCCTTCATACGCCAGTTCGCCCATGTCGATCGCGACTGGTTTGCCCAGGCGCCCTATCCGCGGCTGCAAGGTTGGTTGCAAAAATTCCTGGATTCCGAGCTGTTCGTAGCGATCATGGCCAAGTAG
- a CDS encoding AAA family ATPase — translation MKILAIRLKNLASLAGPFEIDFTAEPLASAGLFAITGPTGAGKSTLLDALCLALFGAVPRLNNTGRDAKVPDADGEIATGDPRTLLRRGTGDGYAEVDFRGIDGRRYRARWEANRAREKAGGKLQASRQSLRDLDNDQLLASQKGEYKTQLEAALGLNFEQFTRAVLLAQSEFSAFLKADDNDRSELLEKLTDTALYTRLGRRAFDKAKQARETHKQLQDQASGVTPLAAEARAELDQRFNDAQQLLKTQQAQLKQLEQQHTWLRDLRLLQDEQASAAEQLQRAQADWAALADERQKLTRLEQLAPQRHQFIRQAELNRQLEPLAVRIRQLTQQQVELHEQQAELEKGLGVAQLALAAARQQSTDTAPLLRQAFDEQSSLARLARETGQGAEQLQQVQQACTDGQRSIDTLLEQQRQVGERLQRIAGELEQSTDLAPLGDAWSAYRDRLQQLMLIGNRLNKGQDELALLEQSATRAADDLASRRQNLEVLYKEAGAEPQAVAEQIQLLGNLLHDNRKQLRAFEELTRLWASQQDLDKRSAELEQRQQQALQERDRLVREGGEAKAELAIAEQTLTVTRELLERQRLARSESVEQLREQLQDNQPCPVCGSVEHPYHQPEALLQSLGRFDESEEANARKAVDLLNEKVIDLRAQYSGVIAQLKEFKQQQEQLVAQQQGLAPSLEAHPLSEQLLGQAPDQRDAWLAQQNSQLSLRISQDEQRQAALLTLQQDAARLAQQLREAETASQQASLHLGNQQQEMARDRQRLDEELGHFSALLPADTLQALRSDPAATFMRLDQRITQRLAQLEQQREELGEQLQRQQALEKEQDRQQTRVQQLEAAQQQFNALNEQQLACQQKLSELLGEHSSAEQWQQQLDQALEQARHAEAAAGQQLQELRNTLVQLAAELQARHEQAQSLEAEQQTLAAGIAQWRASHPELDDAALDDLLSLDEQQVSQLRQRLLTSEKAIEQARVLLTEREQRLHNHQAQHNGNLPPEELTQALAVLQEQFAVSEQRCAELRAEQAEDQRRQHANQALARQIEQAYAEYQRWARLDALIGSATGDRFRKLAQAYNLDLLVHHANAQLRQLVRRYRLKRGGSMLGLLVMDTEMGDELRSVHSLSGGETFLVSLALALGLASMASSTLKIESLFIDEGFGSLDPESLQLAMDALDGLQAQGRKVAVISHVQEMHERIPVQIQVRRQGNGLSTLEVK, via the coding sequence ATGAAGATCCTCGCGATCCGCCTGAAGAACCTCGCCTCGCTCGCCGGGCCATTTGAAATCGATTTCACCGCCGAGCCGTTGGCCAGCGCCGGCCTGTTCGCCATCACCGGCCCCACCGGCGCCGGCAAGAGCACGCTGCTGGATGCCTTGTGCCTGGCGCTTTTTGGTGCGGTGCCACGCCTGAACAACACCGGTCGTGACGCCAAGGTACCGGACGCCGACGGCGAGATCGCCACGGGCGATCCGCGCACGCTGCTGCGCCGTGGCACCGGCGACGGTTATGCCGAAGTGGATTTTCGCGGTATCGACGGGCGCCGCTACCGGGCTCGCTGGGAGGCCAATCGCGCCCGGGAAAAAGCCGGCGGCAAATTGCAGGCCAGCCGCCAGAGCCTGCGCGACCTGGACAATGACCAACTGCTGGCCAGCCAGAAAGGCGAATACAAGACCCAGCTCGAAGCCGCCTTGGGCCTCAACTTCGAGCAGTTCACCCGCGCCGTGCTGCTGGCCCAGAGCGAGTTCAGCGCCTTTCTCAAGGCCGACGACAACGACCGCAGCGAGTTGCTGGAAAAGCTCACCGACACGGCCCTGTATACGCGCCTGGGTCGCCGCGCCTTCGACAAGGCCAAGCAGGCCAGGGAAACCCACAAGCAGTTGCAGGACCAGGCCTCCGGCGTCACGCCGCTGGCCGCCGAAGCCCGCGCCGAGTTGGACCAACGCTTCAACGACGCCCAGCAACTACTGAAGACCCAGCAGGCACAGCTCAAGCAATTGGAACAGCAGCACACCTGGCTCAGGGACCTGCGCCTGTTGCAGGACGAACAGGCCAGCGCCGCCGAACAACTGCAACGGGCCCAGGCCGATTGGGCTGCGCTGGCCGACGAACGCCAGAAACTGACACGCCTGGAACAACTGGCGCCCCAGCGGCACCAGTTCATCCGCCAGGCGGAATTGAACCGCCAGCTGGAGCCGCTGGCAGTCAGGATCCGGCAACTGACCCAGCAGCAAGTCGAATTGCATGAGCAACAGGCCGAACTGGAGAAAGGCCTGGGCGTGGCGCAATTGGCCTTGGCCGCCGCTCGCCAGCAGAGCACGGACACCGCACCGCTGCTACGCCAGGCATTCGATGAACAAAGCAGCCTCGCCCGCCTGGCCAGGGAAACCGGCCAAGGCGCCGAACAGTTGCAACAGGTCCAACAGGCTTGCACCGACGGCCAGCGCAGCATCGACACCCTGCTCGAACAGCAACGGCAGGTTGGCGAGCGCCTGCAACGGATCGCCGGCGAACTGGAACAAAGTACCGATCTCGCACCGCTGGGCGATGCCTGGTCCGCCTACCGCGATCGCCTGCAACAGTTGATGTTGATCGGCAACCGGCTGAACAAGGGCCAGGACGAACTCGCGCTGCTGGAACAAAGCGCCACTCGCGCCGCCGATGACCTGGCAAGCCGCCGGCAAAACCTCGAAGTGCTCTACAAGGAAGCCGGGGCCGAACCGCAAGCGGTGGCGGAACAGATCCAGTTGCTCGGCAACCTGCTGCACGACAATCGCAAGCAGCTGCGCGCATTCGAAGAACTGACCCGGCTTTGGGCCAGCCAGCAAGACCTGGACAAACGCAGCGCGGAGCTTGAGCAACGCCAGCAGCAAGCCCTGCAGGAGCGCGACCGGCTGGTGCGCGAAGGCGGCGAAGCCAAGGCCGAGCTGGCCATTGCCGAACAGACCTTGACTGTCACCCGTGAACTGTTGGAACGCCAGCGCCTGGCTCGCAGCGAAAGCGTCGAGCAACTGCGCGAACAGTTGCAGGACAACCAGCCGTGCCCGGTCTGCGGCAGCGTCGAACACCCCTACCATCAGCCCGAAGCGCTGCTGCAAAGCCTCGGCCGATTCGATGAAAGCGAAGAGGCCAACGCGCGCAAAGCCGTCGACCTGCTCAATGAAAAAGTCATCGATCTGCGCGCGCAATACAGTGGGGTCATTGCCCAGCTCAAGGAATTCAAACAGCAACAGGAACAACTCGTCGCCCAGCAACAAGGCCTCGCGCCAAGCCTCGAAGCCCATCCGTTGTCGGAGCAGTTGCTGGGCCAGGCTCCAGACCAGCGCGACGCCTGGCTGGCCCAGCAAAACAGCCAGTTGAGCCTGCGCATCAGCCAGGACGAACAACGCCAGGCCGCCCTGCTCACCCTGCAACAGGACGCCGCGCGCCTGGCGCAGCAACTGCGCGAAGCGGAAACGGCCAGCCAGCAGGCGTCACTGCACCTGGGCAACCAGCAACAGGAAATGGCCCGCGACCGCCAGCGCCTGGACGAAGAGCTCGGGCATTTCAGTGCGCTGCTGCCGGCCGATACCTTGCAGGCCCTGCGCAGCGATCCCGCCGCGACGTTCATGCGACTCGACCAGCGGATCACCCAGCGCCTGGCGCAACTGGAACAGCAACGCGAGGAACTCGGCGAACAACTGCAACGCCAGCAAGCCCTGGAGAAAGAGCAGGACCGCCAGCAGACCCGCGTGCAGCAACTCGAAGCGGCGCAGCAGCAATTCAACGCACTGAATGAACAACAACTGGCCTGCCAACAAAAGCTCAGCGAACTGCTTGGCGAACATTCCAGTGCCGAACAATGGCAGCAACAACTCGACCAGGCCCTAGAACAGGCCCGCCATGCAGAGGCAGCGGCCGGTCAGCAGTTACAGGAGTTGCGCAATACCCTCGTGCAACTGGCTGCCGAGCTCCAGGCCCGGCATGAGCAGGCCCAGTCGCTTGAGGCCGAACAGCAAACGCTCGCCGCCGGCATCGCCCAATGGCGCGCTTCTCATCCGGAACTCGACGACGCCGCGCTCGATGACCTGCTCAGCCTCGACGAGCAACAGGTCAGTCAACTGCGGCAACGCCTGCTCACCAGCGAAAAAGCCATCGAGCAGGCCCGCGTCCTGCTCACCGAACGCGAGCAGCGCCTGCACAACCACCAGGCCCAACACAACGGCAACCTGCCGCCCGAAGAACTGACCCAAGCCCTGGCGGTACTGCAGGAGCAGTTTGCCGTTAGCGAACAACGCTGCGCCGAGTTGCGGGCCGAACAGGCTGAAGACCAGCGTCGGCAACATGCCAACCAGGCCCTGGCCCGACAGATCGAGCAGGCCTATGCCGAATACCAGCGCTGGGCACGCCTGGATGCCTTGATCGGTTCGGCCACCGGCGACCGCTTCCGCAAACTGGCCCAGGCGTACAACCTCGACTTGCTGGTGCACCATGCCAACGCCCAGTTGCGCCAGCTGGTTCGCCGTTACCGGCTCAAGCGCGGCGGCAGCATGCTTGGCCTGCTGGTGATGGACACGGAAATGGGCGATGAACTGCGCTCGGTGCATTCGTTGTCCGGCGGCGAGACCTTCCTGGTCTCCCTTGCCCTGGCGCTGGGCCTGGCTTCGATGGCGTCCAGCACGCTGAAAATCGAATCGTTGTTCATCGACGAAGGCTTCGGCAGCCTCGACCCCGAATCGCTGCAACTGGCGATGGACGCCCTCGACGGCTTGCAGGCCCAGGGCCGCAAGGTCGCGGTCATCTCCCATGTGCAGGAAATGCACGAGCGAATCCCGGTGCAGATCCAGGTCCGTCGCCAGGGCAATGGGCTGAGCACGCTGGAGGTGAAATGA
- a CDS encoding exonuclease SbcCD subunit D C-terminal domain-containing protein, giving the protein MRLFHTSDWHLGQNLHGQDRDFEHACFLDWLLRQLGSEKPDVLLIAGDIFDTVNPPVKAQERLYDFIVSAHEQNANLTIVMIAGNHDSGSRIELPAPLMRRLRTHALGRVLWLDDGQLDVERLLLPLPDAKGKVRAWCLALPFLRPAEVTGAQLGDDYLRGIGQVHEWLIAAANDKRKKGQALIAVSHAHMAGGSVSEDSERSLIIGNAEALPASLFGPSISYVALGHLHKPQKVNGEERIRYSGSPIPLSFSEIGYQHQILDVTLDGETLVNVEPRLIPRAVNLQRLGPAPLADILLQLKDLPDIDLLADVQRQPWLEVRVRLDEPQPDLRQQVETALQGKAVRLVRIAAEYAGTGGSSGVEDGAALVELDQLSPQELFSRAWQDTYGNEVDEQTLKDFAVLLQDVQMESEQP; this is encoded by the coding sequence TTGCGTCTGTTTCACACCTCCGACTGGCACCTGGGGCAAAACCTCCACGGCCAGGATCGCGACTTCGAACACGCCTGTTTCCTCGACTGGCTGCTGCGTCAACTGGGCAGCGAAAAGCCCGATGTGCTGCTGATCGCCGGCGATATCTTCGACACCGTCAACCCGCCGGTCAAAGCCCAGGAGCGGCTGTATGACTTCATCGTCAGCGCCCACGAACAGAACGCCAACCTGACCATCGTCATGATTGCCGGCAACCACGACTCCGGCTCACGCATCGAACTGCCAGCGCCGTTGATGCGGCGCTTGCGCACCCATGCCCTGGGCCGGGTGCTGTGGCTGGATGATGGGCAACTGGACGTCGAGCGCCTGTTGCTGCCATTGCCCGACGCCAAGGGCAAGGTCCGCGCCTGGTGCCTGGCGCTGCCGTTCCTGCGACCGGCGGAAGTCACCGGTGCGCAGTTGGGGGATGATTACCTGCGCGGCATCGGCCAGGTTCATGAATGGCTGATCGCCGCTGCCAACGACAAGCGCAAGAAAGGCCAGGCGCTGATCGCCGTCAGCCATGCGCACATGGCCGGCGGCTCGGTATCGGAGGACTCCGAGCGTAGCCTGATCATCGGCAATGCCGAAGCGCTGCCCGCCAGCCTCTTCGGCCCGAGCATCAGCTACGTCGCCCTCGGCCACCTGCACAAGCCGCAGAAGGTCAATGGCGAAGAGCGCATCCGCTACAGCGGCTCGCCGATCCCGCTGTCGTTCTCCGAGATCGGCTATCAGCACCAGATCCTCGACGTCACCCTGGACGGCGAAACCCTGGTGAACGTCGAACCCCGGCTGATTCCCCGCGCCGTCAACCTGCAACGCCTGGGCCCGGCGCCGCTGGCCGATATCCTCCTGCAACTGAAAGACCTGCCGGACATCGATCTGCTGGCGGACGTGCAGCGCCAGCCCTGGCTGGAGGTTCGAGTGCGCCTCGACGAGCCACAGCCCGACTTGCGCCAGCAAGTGGAGACGGCATTGCAAGGCAAAGCCGTGCGCCTGGTGCGAATCGCCGCCGAGTACGCCGGCACTGGCGGCTCCAGCGGTGTCGAGGACGGCGCCGCGCTGGTCGAACTGGACCAGCTCAGCCCGCAGGAACTGTTCAGCCGCGCCTGGCAGGACACCTACGGCAACGAAGTGGACGAACAGACCCTCAAGGATTTTGCCGTGCTGTTGCAAGACGTGCAGATGGAGAGCGAGCAACCATGA